One genomic window of uncultured delta proteobacterium includes the following:
- a CDS encoding PBS lyase HEAT domain protein repeat-containing protein: MPEQSIIDLLQSSESEDIREGAYLAGKGGVKEAIPFLVPHIQNADIGVQEAVDRALRKIGGPDVVSAVIPLLRSEDAPVRNIAMDILRVVGVENIEPLFQLLHDADPDMRIFASDILGSSNSVLAVPPLCGALLRDPEVNVRYQAAVSLGSLGFQEAAPSLNKALEDEEWVQFSVVEALIKLRAESSIGALVKALDSSSELVASIIIDALGEMGNIKAVPLLLRRLDTTTGPLRNKIVTSIIKILGEKSLGLLGSKEKEKLYAYMLVAIKDDDEEVQDMMVRGLAGVGGVQASTAIAALAEQLDPDRDHERMVMMVDALAKIGFNETIAALIRDGEELAQHIGVEVASRAPSREAIVLLKSVLWDKPRDLQRSIIIELAKHCGPEDQDFFLDVLDRITDGNVIKAALLFLGRKGEASEVSPVVTHFLEHDYDDVKEAALDACIALHDPLTVGYLLGMAEEEEPIRRMMAVYALGAIDVTAYEHIVFKALDDGVMDVRRVALEALGRKTPLPQAYQDALVAKFDDPESEVRLAVISVLSAGKAPALRDCLLRGLEDSDPWVRVRCIENIGRLGLEDAVPRLVEQLHDTNELIVIKTIEVLGSMGGELAFRSLFDLIDHENPEIQHAAEEAVERIRSDEGA; the protein is encoded by the coding sequence ATGCCCGAACAAAGCATCATCGATTTGTTGCAGAGCAGTGAAAGTGAAGATATCCGGGAAGGCGCGTATCTCGCCGGTAAGGGAGGCGTGAAAGAGGCCATCCCGTTTCTCGTGCCCCATATCCAGAACGCGGATATCGGCGTCCAGGAAGCGGTGGACAGGGCCTTACGCAAAATAGGCGGGCCGGACGTCGTGAGCGCCGTCATCCCGCTTCTCCGGTCGGAGGACGCTCCTGTCCGCAACATCGCGATGGATATCCTGCGCGTGGTTGGGGTGGAAAATATCGAGCCCCTTTTCCAACTTTTGCACGATGCCGATCCGGATATGCGCATTTTCGCCTCGGATATTCTCGGCTCTTCCAACAGCGTCCTGGCTGTTCCGCCTCTTTGCGGCGCGTTGTTGCGCGACCCGGAGGTCAACGTGCGGTACCAGGCGGCGGTGAGCCTCGGCAGCCTGGGCTTCCAGGAAGCTGCCCCCAGCTTGAACAAAGCGCTGGAGGACGAAGAGTGGGTCCAGTTTTCCGTGGTCGAGGCTCTTATCAAACTCCGGGCGGAGTCGTCCATCGGCGCGCTGGTCAAGGCGCTGGACTCAAGCTCGGAACTGGTGGCCTCCATCATTATCGACGCCCTCGGCGAGATGGGCAACATCAAGGCCGTGCCGCTGCTCCTCCGCCGTCTGGATACGACCACGGGGCCGCTGCGCAACAAGATAGTCACCTCCATTATCAAGATCCTGGGTGAAAAATCCCTGGGGCTGCTGGGTTCCAAGGAAAAAGAAAAACTGTACGCCTATATGCTCGTAGCCATCAAGGATGACGACGAGGAAGTGCAGGACATGATGGTTCGCGGCCTCGCGGGCGTGGGCGGGGTGCAGGCATCCACCGCCATCGCCGCCTTGGCGGAGCAGCTCGATCCGGACAGGGACCACGAGCGCATGGTGATGATGGTGGATGCGCTGGCCAAGATCGGGTTCAACGAAACCATCGCCGCCCTGATCCGGGACGGAGAGGAACTCGCCCAGCATATCGGCGTGGAAGTGGCGTCGCGCGCGCCCTCCCGCGAAGCCATCGTGCTGCTGAAATCCGTCCTGTGGGACAAACCCCGCGATTTGCAGCGTTCCATTATCATCGAGCTCGCCAAACACTGCGGGCCGGAGGATCAGGACTTTTTCCTGGACGTGCTGGACAGGATAACCGACGGCAACGTGATTAAAGCGGCCTTGCTTTTCCTGGGCCGCAAGGGCGAAGCTTCGGAAGTCAGCCCGGTGGTCACCCATTTTCTCGAGCATGATTACGACGACGTGAAAGAGGCCGCTCTTGACGCCTGCATCGCGCTGCACGATCCCCTGACCGTCGGCTACCTGCTCGGCATGGCGGAGGAAGAAGAGCCGATCCGCCGCATGATGGCCGTGTACGCCCTTGGCGCTATTGACGTTACGGCCTACGAACACATCGTTTTCAAGGCGCTGGACGACGGTGTCATGGATGTGCGGCGGGTCGCCCTGGAGGCCCTGGGCCGCAAAACGCCTTTGCCCCAGGCCTATCAGGATGCGCTTGTCGCCAAGTTCGACGACCCGGAAAGCGAGGTCCGTCTGGCCGTCATTTCCGTTCTGAGCGCCGGCAAGGCTCCGGCTCTCAGGGATTGCCTCCTGCGGGGGCTGGAGGATTCCGACCCCTGGGTGCGGGTGCGCTGCATTGAGAACATCGGCCGCCTCGGCCTGGAGGACGCCGTCCCCAGGCTTGTTGAGCAGCTGCATGATACGAATGAACTGATAGTCATCAAAACCATAGAGGTTTTGGGTTCCATGGGCGGCGAGCTTGCTTTCCGTTCCCTGTTCGACCTGATCGACCATGAAAACCCGGAAATCCAACACGCGGCGGAAGAGGCTGTGGAAAGAATCCGGTCCGACGAGGGGGCCTAA
- a CDS encoding Chemotaxis protein methyltransferase, giving the protein MSSLFNKSLSLSKELKITDSEFIQLRDFIYQQSGIYIAENRKYLVENRLSNRIKDLNLKTFGEYYYFLRFDATRKEEMTKLFEVITTNETSFYRNPPQLKVFQDKILPATLEEIRKKGLKKLRIWSAGCSTGEEPYTLSMILHEVLKTEISSWDIKITANDLSEAVLKAARQGRYNEYALRTTPKEIIDKYFIKRDAVYDVQPKLKTIINFAPINLSDRLMLKRNEKSHIIFCRNVIIYFDDEMKRQVIESFYDNLLPGGCMLIGHSESLHNISRTFKPEHHVGTIVYRKQA; this is encoded by the coding sequence ATGTCGAGTTTGTTCAACAAGTCCCTGTCTCTCTCCAAGGAGCTGAAGATCACGGACAGCGAATTCATTCAGCTGCGTGACTTCATCTACCAGCAGAGCGGCATATACATTGCGGAGAACCGAAAATACCTGGTGGAGAACCGGCTCAGCAACCGGATCAAGGACCTGAACCTCAAAACGTTTGGCGAATATTATTACTTTTTGCGGTTCGACGCGACCCGCAAGGAAGAGATGACCAAACTCTTTGAAGTCATTACCACCAACGAAACGAGTTTCTACCGCAACCCGCCGCAGCTCAAGGTGTTCCAGGATAAAATCCTGCCCGCGACGTTGGAGGAGATACGGAAGAAAGGGTTGAAGAAGCTGCGCATATGGTCCGCCGGCTGCTCCACGGGGGAAGAGCCGTATACGCTTTCGATGATCCTGCACGAGGTGCTGAAAACGGAAATATCCTCCTGGGACATCAAAATTACGGCCAACGACCTTTCCGAAGCCGTTCTGAAAGCGGCCCGCCAGGGACGGTATAACGAATACGCCCTCCGGACCACGCCCAAGGAAATAATCGACAAGTATTTCATTAAAAGAGACGCCGTGTACGACGTGCAGCCGAAGTTGAAGACCATCATCAACTTCGCTCCCATCAACCTTTCGGACAGGTTGATGTTGAAACGGAACGAAAAATCGCACATCATATTCTGCCGGAACGTTATTATTTACTTTGACGATGAAATGAAACGGCAGGTCATAGAATCGTTTTATGACAACCTGTTGCCGGGCGGCTGCATGCTTATCGGGCATTCGGAATCGCTGCACAACATTTCGCGCACGTTCAAGCCCGAGCACCACGTCGGAACCATTGTTTACCGCAAACAGGCCTGA
- a CDS encoding CobQ/CobB/MinD/ParA nucleotide binding domain protein has translation MDGTQKSRNARVLAVANQKGGVGKTTTAVTLSAALARAGYTVLIIDLDPHACASVHLRFYPDDVHGTVNEIFTSEEKDWAAIWPKIRYRHEGQSFDVTPGSIRLSELETDLRGRKGKGAILQQALTHIRNEYDYIVIDCPPHVGILLVNALVACDLLVIPIQTDFLALHGLKLLFDSIRILNRVLPNPIAYRALATMYDRRARACNRVLELLDLKMDNRMFRTVIGVDTRFRDASALGKVIYEIDPESRGAKEYEELAREIVAL, from the coding sequence ATGGACGGTACGCAGAAAAGCAGGAATGCAAGGGTCCTGGCCGTCGCCAACCAGAAGGGCGGCGTCGGCAAGACCACGACGGCGGTGACGTTGTCCGCCGCCCTGGCGCGCGCCGGGTACACGGTGCTTATCATCGACCTTGACCCCCATGCCTGCGCTTCCGTGCATTTGCGGTTTTATCCCGACGACGTGCACGGCACCGTGAATGAAATTTTTACTTCCGAGGAGAAAGACTGGGCGGCAATCTGGCCGAAGATCCGCTACCGGCACGAAGGGCAGTCTTTTGACGTCACTCCCGGCAGTATCAGGCTTTCGGAGCTGGAAACGGACCTTCGGGGCAGGAAGGGCAAGGGCGCCATTTTGCAGCAGGCCCTTACCCATATCCGGAACGAGTATGACTACATCGTCATCGACTGTCCGCCCCATGTCGGGATTTTGCTGGTGAACGCGCTGGTCGCCTGCGACCTTCTGGTTATCCCGATCCAGACGGATTTTCTCGCGTTGCACGGGCTTAAACTGTTGTTCGACTCCATCCGGATTTTGAACCGGGTTTTGCCGAACCCCATTGCCTACAGGGCGCTCGCGACCATGTATGACCGCCGGGCGCGCGCCTGCAACAGGGTGCTCGAGCTTTTGGATTTGAAAATGGACAACCGCATGTTCCGCACGGTCATCGGTGTGGACACCCGTTTCCGGGACGCCAGCGCCCTTGGCAAGGTTATTTATGAAATTGACCCCGAAAGCCGGGGGGCGAAGGAGTATGAGGAATTAGCCAGGGAGATCGTGGCCTTATGA
- a CDS encoding CheW-like domain protein: MNKSPEEYFQEQNFSTDVPPDAKPGEFTDAERAFMEKYMGVEAASTLRSIGLTGPAAGTAGDAAGVTEQAAPQEEALDSILRRKPELLMVGFFLGNQEFVVPTLAVQEVIKFAPPARLPAAPSFVAGVINLRGKVTPLIRLRDILGVPVDKENENKFIIVCRRQGLQMGLMIDRVRTMYRVSQDDIEWGIETHLGANVDFISGLLKLREELVGIVSVDRIVEIVIKR, from the coding sequence ATGAACAAGTCACCAGAGGAATATTTCCAGGAACAGAATTTTTCCACGGACGTGCCGCCGGATGCCAAACCCGGGGAATTCACCGACGCGGAACGGGCGTTCATGGAAAAATACATGGGCGTGGAGGCCGCATCCACCTTGCGGTCCATCGGGCTTACGGGGCCCGCCGCGGGCACCGCGGGAGACGCCGCCGGAGTCACGGAACAGGCTGCGCCTCAGGAAGAGGCGCTGGATTCGATCCTCCGCCGGAAGCCGGAACTGTTGATGGTCGGCTTTTTCCTCGGGAACCAGGAATTTGTCGTGCCGACACTTGCCGTGCAAGAGGTCATCAAGTTTGCGCCTCCAGCCCGGCTCCCGGCGGCGCCTTCCTTTGTGGCCGGCGTCATCAACCTGCGCGGCAAAGTTACGCCGCTCATACGGCTGCGCGATATCCTCGGCGTTCCGGTGGACAAGGAGAACGAGAACAAGTTCATCATCGTATGCCGCCGCCAGGGGTTGCAGATGGGCTTGATGATAGACAGGGTGCGCACCATGTACCGGGTGTCCCAGGACGATATCGAATGGGGCATTGAAACGCACCTTGGCGCCAATGTTGATTTTATTTCCGGGCTGCTGAAACTGCGCGAAGAACTCGTGGGCATCGTTTCCGTGGACCGGATCGTGGAGATAGTCATTAAGCGCTGA
- a CDS encoding Response regulator receiver protein: protein MSKHILIVDDSKTVRNLVAFIMKKEGFSITTAEDGLDGLEKLYAAEHVDLIISDVNMPRMDGFTFIKTVREQEAYRDLPIVVLSTEGQERDIQQGLSLGANLYMVKPAQPDKMVKNVRMLLG, encoded by the coding sequence GTGAGCAAGCATATCCTGATAGTCGACGACTCAAAGACGGTCCGAAATCTTGTGGCCTTCATCATGAAGAAGGAAGGGTTTTCGATCACGACCGCCGAAGACGGCCTTGACGGGTTGGAAAAATTATATGCCGCGGAACATGTTGACCTTATCATTTCGGACGTCAACATGCCCAGGATGGACGGGTTTACGTTCATCAAGACCGTGCGCGAGCAGGAAGCGTACCGTGATTTGCCCATCGTGGTGCTTTCCACCGAGGGGCAGGAGCGGGACATCCAGCAGGGGCTGAGCCTCGGCGCGAACTTGTACATGGTAAAACCGGCGCAACCCGATAAAATGGTCAAAAACGTCAGGATGCTGCTCGGCTGA
- a CDS encoding CheA signal transduction histidine kinase — protein sequence MGMSQDFMDPEIFADFIIEAREHLETIEPNLLELEKTPDNLGLLNEIFRPMHSLKGASGFLGLNKMNRLAHKAENILDELRKGTMSVTSEIMDVILTSTDALRQMIESLESSNTEGDVDTAPIIETLDAIMAGEMPASPVKAAAPAAPVEAPVAEEPAELAEPEPEAAPAPAPAAMAAPDKGAKQEKEVASSAEWIASRAKGEPYALTAFGEAHLKDFIEEARENTSNLGSGLLELEKHPDQDGMVNDLFRFFHNLKGNSGIIGYQEMNRVTHEAETLLNSVRHGDKAVSRELVDLLLLAVDVLDALIAAINPADGKVTPFEIEELIDKLSQAVAGGVIELPDSLRREGAADAAPATSADVASAAADLDEDLAIFKDTIAQQQSNIDMALKELRQDGTSKDYIDGLYRSLISVQNSAGFMGFEEIKVYAQRTAGIVDQGRISGLDFSLMVDLLDQECAILKDMVTAAVAEKESGAGAAPEAPEAATKPAEEPAKPQEKPAPAPKAEAAKPEAAKPAPEKAAAAPAAKAPAAPAEPAAKPAAPAAAPAAPAAAKPAAAPAAGGDSHSKTSSTIRVDHEKLDRLMELIGELIINRNRYTMIARQLEDSDGKDVAHIAQDISETTYAMARISDDLQDTIMKVRMVPVASVFSRFPRLVRDLSRKSGKEVDLIMEGEETELDKSVVEVIGDPLVHLIRNSVDHGVEEESVRRAAGKDPKGRVWLRAYHKGNSVAIEIEDDGKGIDPEKMREVAIRKGIITPEEAKALDDREARELIFAPGFSSAEVITDISGRGVGMDVVRTNIKSLKGTVSITSEVGKGTKFTLSLPLTLAIIDALMITVDDAMFAIPLDAVSETTKIEAHRLTDVKGRKAVTLRGEVLGIISLAELLGLPSHMKEQDVLSVVVIHDNDRRLGLVVDRLLERQEIVIKPLSAYLGDLKGISGATIMGDGSVILILDPHEIYMMATSKAL from the coding sequence GTGGGTATGAGCCAGGATTTCATGGATCCGGAAATTTTTGCGGATTTTATTATTGAAGCGCGCGAGCATTTGGAAACGATCGAGCCCAACCTGCTCGAGCTGGAAAAAACCCCGGACAACCTGGGGCTGCTGAATGAAATTTTCCGGCCCATGCATTCGCTCAAGGGGGCTTCGGGCTTTTTGGGGCTCAACAAGATGAACCGCCTGGCCCACAAGGCGGAGAACATCCTTGACGAACTGCGCAAAGGAACCATGAGCGTCACCTCCGAGATCATGGACGTCATTTTGACCTCCACCGATGCTCTGCGCCAGATGATAGAAAGCCTTGAAAGCTCCAATACGGAAGGCGACGTGGACACCGCGCCCATCATCGAGACGCTGGACGCCATCATGGCCGGGGAAATGCCTGCCTCGCCCGTGAAGGCCGCCGCCCCTGCCGCTCCCGTGGAAGCGCCTGTTGCCGAGGAACCGGCGGAACTCGCCGAACCCGAGCCCGAAGCCGCCCCCGCGCCCGCGCCGGCGGCAATGGCCGCCCCGGACAAGGGGGCGAAGCAGGAGAAGGAAGTCGCGTCTTCGGCCGAATGGATCGCTTCCCGCGCAAAGGGCGAGCCGTATGCGCTTACCGCCTTCGGCGAAGCCCACTTGAAGGATTTTATCGAGGAGGCGCGCGAAAACACGTCCAACCTCGGGTCCGGCCTTCTCGAGCTGGAAAAGCACCCGGACCAGGACGGCATGGTCAACGATCTGTTCCGGTTTTTCCATAACCTCAAAGGCAACTCCGGGATCATCGGGTACCAGGAAATGAACCGGGTGACCCATGAGGCGGAAACGCTGCTCAATTCCGTGCGCCATGGCGACAAGGCAGTCAGCCGGGAGCTTGTCGACCTGCTCCTTCTGGCCGTTGACGTGCTCGACGCGCTGATCGCCGCCATCAACCCGGCGGACGGGAAGGTCACGCCCTTTGAAATCGAGGAGCTCATCGACAAACTCAGCCAGGCCGTCGCCGGGGGCGTCATCGAACTTCCCGACAGCCTGCGCCGGGAGGGCGCGGCTGACGCGGCTCCCGCAACGTCCGCTGATGTTGCGAGTGCCGCCGCCGACCTTGACGAAGACCTGGCGATATTCAAGGACACCATCGCCCAGCAGCAGAGCAATATCGACATGGCCCTGAAGGAACTGCGCCAGGACGGCACCAGCAAGGACTACATCGACGGGCTGTACCGCAGTCTTATCAGCGTCCAGAACAGCGCCGGGTTCATGGGGTTTGAGGAAATCAAAGTCTATGCCCAGCGCACGGCCGGAATCGTTGACCAGGGCCGCATAAGCGGGCTTGATTTTTCGCTCATGGTCGATCTGTTGGACCAGGAATGCGCGATCCTCAAGGATATGGTAACCGCCGCCGTCGCGGAGAAGGAAAGCGGCGCCGGCGCGGCGCCTGAAGCGCCGGAAGCCGCCACCAAACCGGCGGAAGAACCGGCGAAACCGCAGGAAAAGCCCGCGCCCGCCCCGAAAGCGGAAGCCGCGAAACCGGAAGCCGCGAAACCGGCTCCGGAAAAAGCGGCCGCCGCTCCGGCGGCGAAAGCTCCCGCAGCCCCGGCGGAACCGGCCGCCAAGCCCGCCGCCCCCGCCGCGGCGCCTGCCGCTCCCGCCGCCGCCAAACCCGCCGCCGCGCCTGCCGCCGGTGGCGACAGCCATTCCAAAACTTCGTCCACCATCCGCGTGGACCACGAAAAACTCGACCGCCTCATGGAACTCATCGGCGAGCTGATAATCAACCGCAACCGGTACACCATGATCGCCCGCCAGCTGGAAGACAGCGACGGCAAGGACGTGGCGCACATCGCCCAGGATATTTCCGAAACCACCTACGCCATGGCCCGTATTTCCGACGACCTTCAGGACACGATCATGAAGGTGCGGATGGTTCCGGTGGCCTCCGTGTTCTCCCGGTTCCCCCGCCTTGTGCGCGACCTTTCGCGCAAGAGCGGCAAGGAAGTGGACCTCATCATGGAAGGCGAGGAAACGGAACTGGACAAGAGCGTCGTGGAAGTTATCGGCGACCCGCTCGTGCACCTTATCCGTAACTCGGTGGACCACGGGGTGGAAGAGGAGTCCGTCCGCCGCGCGGCGGGCAAGGACCCCAAGGGAAGAGTCTGGCTGCGGGCCTATCACAAGGGCAACTCCGTGGCCATTGAAATCGAGGACGACGGCAAGGGCATTGATCCGGAAAAGATGCGCGAAGTGGCCATCCGCAAGGGCATCATCACGCCCGAAGAAGCCAAGGCCCTTGACGACCGCGAAGCCCGCGAGCTGATTTTCGCCCCGGGGTTCTCCTCGGCCGAGGTCATTACGGATATCTCGGGCCGGGGCGTGGGCATGGACGTTGTCAGAACCAACATCAAGAGCCTTAAAGGGACCGTGAGCATCACCTCGGAAGTGGGCAAGGGCACCAAGTTCACGCTGTCGCTGCCGCTGACCCTCGCCATCATCGACGCGCTCATGATTACGGTGGATGACGCCATGTTCGCCATCCCGCTGGACGCGGTTTCCGAAACGACGAAAATAGAGGCGCACCGGCTTACGGACGTCAAGGGCAGAAAAGCCGTCACCCTTCGCGGTGAAGTTCTCGGCATCATCAGCCTTGCCGAACTCCTCGGCCTGCCGAGCCATATGAAAGAACAGGACGTGCTTTCCGTGGTGGTCATCCATGACAACGACAGACGCCTGGGCCTGGTCGTGGACCGCCTTCTCGAGCGCCAGGAAATCGTGATAAAACCCTTAAGCGCGTATCTTGGCGACCTCAAGGGCATCTCCGGCGCCACCATCATGGGCGACGGCAGCGTCATCCTGATTCTCGACCCGCACGAAATCTACATGATGGCGACGTCCAAAGCGTTGTAG
- a CDS encoding conserved membrane hypothetical protein (Evidence 4 : Homologs of previously reported genes of unknown function): MGAVLETAGNALIWLLYIGAFVFLARKGRGHDAALAGRVGFSVQAFAYVATYISAVALVGFGGLAHAYGMQMLLVAAGNVWLGTWAVYRFLAWPTRVWQEHLGARSPATLIGTGHHSPMLGRFLALLFALFLSVYASAVIKGAALLLGQIIPLPLWSLIWITAVAVGVCVCVGGLRGVIYTEAMQGAIMLVGILMIVGAVLVRTGGPIQGLADLAQLEPTKLANNGFTSLSSGGAGLFILSLVVVTSVAVWAQPQMIQRHFALSSRAQTARVAPLAMLVLTVLVGGTYFVAALSRLILPEVSNPDAVIPLLMRQLLPSAGVHLFVLAIVSASLSTATALFHIASLAMTEDLPARKSTPRSWRIGVALCILISALCAQTDGSLIAILCTTSWSVVGSAALVPYLGLVVFNKRHASAAWCAMLGGLSACLFWYLCVYAPTAVAAPFPSFSGAFPGQVPPFFIGVFFSLAGWGAGLTATAIPASRRSFSAADGD; this comes from the coding sequence ATGGGAGCCGTACTGGAAACAGCGGGCAACGCCCTTATCTGGCTTTTGTACATCGGCGCCTTTGTCTTTCTGGCCCGCAAGGGCCGCGGGCACGATGCCGCCCTTGCCGGGCGCGTGGGCTTTTCCGTGCAGGCTTTCGCCTATGTCGCCACCTACATTTCCGCCGTGGCCCTGGTGGGCTTCGGCGGCCTGGCCCACGCCTACGGCATGCAGATGCTGCTGGTGGCCGCGGGCAACGTCTGGCTCGGCACCTGGGCCGTGTACCGTTTCCTGGCCTGGCCCACGCGGGTCTGGCAGGAACACCTGGGTGCGCGCAGCCCGGCCACGCTGATCGGCACGGGCCACCATTCCCCGATGCTGGGCCGGTTTTTGGCGCTGCTTTTCGCACTGTTCCTCAGCGTGTATGCGTCCGCCGTCATTAAAGGGGCGGCGCTGCTGCTGGGGCAGATCATCCCCTTGCCGCTGTGGAGCCTCATCTGGATCACCGCCGTCGCCGTGGGCGTCTGCGTCTGCGTCGGGGGCCTGCGGGGCGTGATTTACACCGAGGCCATGCAGGGGGCCATCATGCTGGTGGGCATCCTCATGATCGTCGGCGCCGTCCTCGTCAGAACGGGCGGCCCCATACAGGGCCTTGCGGACCTTGCCCAACTGGAGCCGACAAAACTCGCCAACAACGGGTTTACGTCCCTTTCCTCCGGCGGGGCCGGGCTTTTCATCCTCTCCCTGGTCGTCGTCACTTCCGTGGCGGTCTGGGCGCAGCCGCAAATGATACAGCGCCACTTCGCCCTTTCCTCCAGGGCGCAGACGGCGAGAGTCGCCCCGCTCGCCATGCTGGTGCTCACGGTTCTTGTCGGCGGCACCTACTTTGTGGCCGCCTTGTCCCGGCTGATTCTGCCGGAGGTGTCCAACCCGGATGCCGTCATACCGCTCCTGATGCGCCAGCTTCTGCCGTCGGCCGGGGTGCATCTTTTCGTGCTCGCCATCGTGTCCGCATCGCTCTCCACCGCCACGGCCCTTTTTCACATCGCCTCGCTCGCGATGACCGAAGACCTGCCCGCCCGCAAGAGCACGCCCCGCTCCTGGCGGATCGGGGTGGCCCTCTGCATCCTGATAAGCGCCCTGTGCGCCCAGACGGACGGAAGCCTGATCGCCATTCTCTGCACCACCAGCTGGAGCGTCGTCGGGTCCGCCGCGCTTGTTCCCTATCTGGGGCTCGTCGTTTTCAACAAGCGCCACGCTTCCGCCGCATGGTGCGCCATGCTCGGCGGGTTGTCCGCCTGTCTTTTCTGGTACCTGTGCGTTTACGCGCCAACGGCGGTGGCCGCGCCCTTCCCCTCTTTCAGCGGCGCATTCCCCGGCCAGGTGCCGCCCTTTTTCATCGGCGTATTCTTTTCCCTTGCAGGTTGGGGCGCGGGCCTGACGGCAACCGCGATCCCCGCGTCCCGCCGGTCGTTTTCAGCGGCGGACGGGGACTGA
- a CDS encoding hypothetical protein (Evidence 5 : No homology to any previously reported sequences) — protein MIIRAIVRYNEEYHRTSETNRLMGVFFPAGARGPFCTKELTTRAMLYRKKETYKDLPCFRLSHTRIITRTA, from the coding sequence TTGATTATCCGCGCCATCGTGCGATACAATGAAGAATATCACAGGACTTCTGAAACGAACAGACTCATGGGCGTCTTTTTCCCGGCCGGGGCGCGCGGCCCGTTTTGCACGAAAGAATTGACAACTCGCGCGATGCTCTATAGAAAAAAAGAAACCTATAAGGATTTACCATGCTTCAGGCTTTCACATACACGTATTATTACCCGGACAGCATAG